A stretch of Lactuca sativa cultivar Salinas chromosome 6, Lsat_Salinas_v11, whole genome shotgun sequence DNA encodes these proteins:
- the LOC111914134 gene encoding root allergen protein: MAVITSELEVTSSLPAAKLFKVYGDFDTLAPKVDPQTFKSVNIIEGDGGVGSIKSITFGESVPYKNSKHRVDAIDISNLSVSYTIFEGDALLGIIDSATHHIKFVPSADGGSVYKHTTEFNCKPDAQLSEEILNFAKEAFKNTFKAIEAYAIAHPEAY, translated from the exons ATGGCTGTTATCACATCTGAACTTGAGGTCACTTCTTCTCTTCCCGCTGCTAAACTTTTCAAGGTCTATGGAGACTTTGACACCCTCGCACCTAAGGTAGACCCTCAAACTTTCAAATCTGTCAATATTATCGAAGGTGATGGTGGTGTTGGAAGCATTAAGAGCATTACCTTCGGTGAAA GTGTTCCATACAAAAATTCCAAGCATAGAGTCGATGCCATAGACATAAGCAATCTAAGTGTCAGCTATACAATCTTTGAAGGTGACGCCTTGTTAGGTATTATTGACTCAGCCACTCATCATATTAAGTTCGTACCTTCTGCTGATGGTGGATCTGTGTACAAGCACACGACCGAGTTTAATTGCAAACCTGATGCCCAACTATCTGAAGAAATTCTTAACTTTGCCAAAGAAGCATTCAAGAACACCTTTAAGGCAATAGAGGCCTATGCAATCGCACATCCCGAAGCTTACTAG